One Papaver somniferum cultivar HN1 unplaced genomic scaffold, ASM357369v1 unplaced-scaffold_12, whole genome shotgun sequence genomic window, ccgcgcccgtcttgtttagttacgatccgggacggatgcgggttttcacgggacgggacgggctaACCCGCGGATTTTAGCTTGGTTTGCCAGCTACAATGCTTATCCATAGAGGCATAAATgttgattccactacttttccAGTTTGTATAAATGTGAACAACCATTGTTTATGGCGCTACTTAATTTCTTAACTCTCTGCACGTATCATGGATTATGCCAGAGACATGCACTAGTGTACTTCAGAGATGGATGTTTGAAGTCTAAGGAGCAGATACACGATAGAAATTTTCGAAGACATAATGGTAGCTATTAAATATCTTATCTGCTTATGGAGCCCGACAAATGAAACTTTCAAGAATCATTAGCGATCAGCACCATGCTATATCAACTAGGAAGATTTTGTAATTTTATAGTCCCCCTTCCGACTAGTTTGGGATCGAGTTGCatatttttattttgtgataTAAACTTATTTTTTcggaaaaataaaaagtaattttGAAATTGTATTCCCAAATAAACTTTTATAACtaagtccaaaaataacaattttTCCTTTGAAACAATTTTGGAAAATTAATCATTAGTGGAAGTGTGTCCATAATTGCCTACCTATTAGAGAAACGTGTACGACATTAGTAAACAATATAAAATGCCACATGTCCCCTTTGCACCAATGATATTGAAAGTATGGATCATTTGTTTCTACAGTGCTAGGTCTGCAAAGAAGTCTGGGATTCTATTCAGATTAATATTGTAGGCATTGTAAATGGATTATTTATGTATGATTGAATATGGAGTTGGTTTACTGATGAGACTAATGCTGGATGTATGCAAGAATTTATTGTAATTGCAGGATATACATTATGACACATCTGGAAGACAAGGTgtgatatactccctccgttactaaAAAATAAccttgtttggttttcacaaaaattaagaaaaccaatcatTCTAGCCACTTTGTCATGTTTTTTTCTAATCTATCATTGATCCCCACTCATTTGTTATAAGAGAGATGTGAGAGAGAAGTGGCCCCTCTTTAATATTAAGAGAGAAAAAAGGGTgagagaagtggtccctctaTGAGTATactagtaaaatcataacatttgactttccacatataAAAAcaagccaatttttttgacatatccaaataagaaaacaaacctatttttttaGAAACAGAGGGAATAGTATTAAAAAACGCAAAGATCCAACTTGAAACCTTGCTGAGGCAGATAAAGCAATCAACTTCATAATGGAATGATCATACCGGGCTCAAGTTTACAAGGAGCATACATAATAATAGTCCTACAATACCAATTCCTTGGATTCCACCTGCACACATTTTTAGCAAAATTAACTTTGATGGATCTGGACTAACATGCGTGGATGATGCAGAAAACTTCAAAGGTGCATGGTGTATCCCGGGAATAACGGAGGATGAAGAAAAAGCTGAAACAATAACAGCTCTTGAGGCAATAAAGTAGGCTAGAGATCAATATCTTTAGTATTCAATAGCAGTgatctttttattaattttttttttgagtttaccCGTCGAAACTCTACTTCTTCTCAAACCGGTATCAAAACAATGGTATGCACTCATCTCCGGTTCATATTTCAAGCAAAAACATTACCAGCTTCATTACAACAAACTTTCAATGTCTGGATTCTATTTTCTAGGTCACGCACATAATGAACAACCAAGTTATGGTATGATTTTACCTGATAAAGCTAAAATCAGTAGTTCTAATGTCAGTTTTCTAATCCAAGTGAAAAAAGGACTAGTAGGATTATATATTCAACAATCTTGTAATGGTCTTCTTTTGTGCTATCGGCCTTTTGGTATACGTAACGGAACTCGTTATATTTACAACCCTTCCACAAGACAATTTAGAATGattcctccaccacctccattcCAACAAGAAAAAATGAATTCTAGTTCGATTGCAGGAATTAGCGAATCAGAATGGAAATGGTTGTGTTTCCTTTAGCCAATACTTGCGTTACCGTATATTAAAGGTAGTTGTGGAAGGAAATGGTGATGAAGATGAGTTGAAAGCGTTGATACTTTTACCTGGCAATGGAAAGATTGTATCTTATGATCTCAAGAAAAATAGTCTCAAAGAGATTTGCAATAATCGGTATGTTGAATCTCTACATCCTGCTTTTATTAGATCACTTGCAAATGTTTGATATGTTAGTTTTCTTTAGGATTTAGTATCATATTTTGATTAAATAAAGTTAAGGACTGTTTTTTTATGGTTCAAAATATGTATTGTGAGTTTTATTCGGCCTCTAATGCAAAAAAAATTCTTAGTGGCAGAAAAATGTGATTGAAAATGTGCAAATTCGCTGAATGACCCATACATTACCATCAACTTTCACATGCAACGATTAGATATATATTTGATTCACACCAAACTCTTAATTAAATCCCAGCCAAATATATCAACCCTTTTTTTTCAACATTCGGGTGCAAAGACATTAGGTTATCAATACGGGAAAATTCATATCAATTCTATGCGTTCTTGTTTCTGGCCAGCCAACAATAGATGCATAAAGAAGATGATTCCATGTATCTGGTACACCAGCCACACACCAATGGCCACAATCACGAAGCGTCCGACCTTGATTGGTATAATATGATGGATGAGCATCTTTTCTTAGTTGTGACATGGTTGTCACGTCCAATAAAATGACAGGATTCGACATTTTACTTAACACTTCCTTAAGTACAACAACTCCTGGTTCTGGAATTCCAGGATATGTCGTACCATTAATTGGTGTTGTGTGATCTGCACAAGTCGTGTGTGGGAAACCCCAATCCTTGCCCCTACAAAAGAAGAATTAGTCGCAGTTTAGATATACACGACATATTAGAAACCATCTTGTTAAAATTCAGCTCTCTGGGAGTGTTATACTCTTTTTAGAAGTAGAAAAGCCATAAGTTAGGTtcagaatattttttttcttttttcgagaattttcaacaattttttgttttgtttaattttttgtaattttttctttttttacttctGATTTCTAGAATTGACTTTTCAAATATTTCTGGCGCTGATATCCAAATACCCTCCTATTCAACGGTTATCtagaacaaaaatataaaaattccatATGCAATCATACATCCAGAAAATAAATCGTAGAAAACTTACTTCGGATGCGTAGGAGAAATTCCTTGATAGAAAACTTGAGTTTTTTTGGGGTCAATATTTTTGTCAACCCAAGTTGACCAAGTTGTTAAACCTTTTGCAAAAGCAGTGAGACGATCATCTATATCTTTGTATGTCTTGTTTCCTTCCTGAATTTTATCCCAACTTCAAACAAAAAACTTTTAAGGAAATCTTTATCTAACAGAAGTGATATATAATGGATGGATGACATGTAGAATTAGACATTTAAGGAATTAAACTTCTTACTGTTGTATTTTTCCTTTGTGGAACCACCAGTGCCAAGTGTTGAAGATCACAACATCTACTTCTTTCCACGGATCACCCTTGCTAATGGTGTCGATCTTTAGAATTCGTTCCTCTAATTCAACTAGGAATGGTTTGTGATTGTCGATGTTTATAATTCGTTTAGGTATCTCCTCTAACTCAACTAGGAATGGTTTGAAATTAAAATGTATAGAAATGTTATACTCAGGATCCTGCATGCACAAATTCGAAGAAGGTATTACCATGCATGCCCTCGCTATAAACCAAGCAACGTATACAAACAACTTATGCATGCCCTCGCTATAAACCAAGCAACGTATACAAACAACTTCTTATGCCAATATTCAGCTAAGCTCACGTGAAATGAAAATACAAAGCGAATGGTTTAACTATATAAGTGAACGGTTTACTTGTGGACGGACCATGCATTTGGACATCTCAACTTTCCTGGATATACAAAGACAAGGAggagagaatttctgctggtacTTTTGGTTATAAAGATGATCTTGTCAACGTGAACATGACGGTGGATACTACGAAATGTAGTTGGAATCAAGTTATCTGATGCTTTTCATGCTCTTAATGACATGAAGGATGACGGTTTGATCAAAGAAATGCCCATGGAATTAAGCAAGGTTTCTGACATTGTCTCAAGTGCTCCATCTTCTGATAAAGGGGGTTTCCGATAATATCAACAAGGAGACGTTGGGGACATATCGAAAGAGAAAAGTTAAAAAAGGGCAAAGCTGGGAAAGCTAGTAATCAAGGAATGGTTAATTCTCAAGCTTCCATAATCACCGTAAGGAAGCAAGCTGCTGCAATGGCTTTGAGTTCTAGTAAACCTATGCTCGAATCACAAGAAGGTTTAAAAGTGAGTGTCGAGGTTGAGAATGATAATCCTCTAAGGCAGGACGAAGTAATCACTACTCTCTCAATTCCCTTGTTTCCTCTTTGTATGGAATCTATCAACAGATTTCAAGGTTTCGGAAAAAAGGAAGAAGTTGCTACATCTCTAGTTCTTTCAGATTCAGAGGTAAGCAACTCTAAGCCATCTTCTTTTGCACCAGTTCCAGGATCGATTAGAAGAGCTAATTCAAAATCCAAAGCTACGGGGATGTTTCCGAACAATGCTCTTGACTCAAATTTGAAAGGCATGTAGATATCGGTGAAAGAACCTAATAAGATTTCTACAACAGGTCTCATTGAGTCTCTTTCAGTGATGGGtttcagttttcattcttttaagTAAGATCGTCAAGAAATGTTTAAAAATCTAGCTTACAATCACAAAGAGAAAATAAGTGTTTAGAGAATTCCCTATCTACCCCATAAGAGATGGATTATTTAAGGATAGAGTTCCAGGCATAGAACATGGTCTAATTAAGAGAACGACCTCCATTTTTTTGTAGGCCAAAATGAAAAGGTGTAAGTATCCCtttttgaaaaccaaaaaatTAATCGACTTATAAGCTAATTAATAAAATGTAGCTAAAAGGGTGTTTATAAAAGAGGTTTTACTAACCGTAAAATTAATGGATGCCATGGGGACGCCATGGTAAGTAGTAAAATTTGCATTAGGAATAGCTGCATGAATCATGCAAGCAAAAGACACCCACTGGTTATTACTGATTGAGTCACCGACAAACATGATTTTTTTACCCTTAAATCTGTTGACCAAATCCAGGCCATCAAACCTAGGTGGATCACATCCTCCAGTTGGGCTCCATCTGTATTTGAGATATTGTTTGTCAGGTCGACCATTACTAAGACAATGGAAATCTCCAGGGATGAATGGGCATTGAAGTGAATCATAAAGAGGATACGATTCATCGTAAACCCAACTCCCTTTATAAAAATCGCAGTTGCCTCCTACATTAACAATTCTGGCATGTGTGTCATCTAGAAAAAAGGAAATTACAAGTATTAACAAACT contains:
- the LOC113330884 gene encoding protein trichome birefringence-like 42, whose amino-acid sequence is MNAANTLSLDDTHARIVNVGGNCDFYKGSWVYDESYPLYDSLQCPFIPGDFHCLSNGRPDKQYLKYRWSPTGGCDPPRFDGLDLVNRFKGKKIMFVGDSISNNQWVSFACMIHAAIPNANFTTYHGVPMASINFTDPEYNISIHFNFKPFLVELEEIPKRIINIDNHKPFLVELEERILKIDTISKGDPWKEVDVVIFNTWHWWFHKGKIQHWDKIQEGNKTYKDIDDRLTAFAKGLTTWSTWVDKNIDPKKTQVFYQGISPTHPKGKDWGFPHTTCADHTTPINGTTYPGIPEPGVVVLKEVLSKMSNPVILLDVTTMSQLRKDAHPSYYTNQGRTLRDCGHWCVAGVPDTWNHLLYASIVGWPETRTHRIDMNFPVLIT